The following proteins are co-located in the Candidatus Aegiribacteria sp. genome:
- a CDS encoding PqqD family protein: MNGVKVDLNSICGLSENIVAREIEDEFIIIPLVSGIGNAEDDIFSLNETGKALCKRLDGKKTLFDIVDEFCEEYEGERKEIESDVLDLVSEMVKRGMLIVFG, from the coding sequence ATGAACGGAGTTAAAGTCGATCTAAACAGTATTTGCGGACTATCCGAGAATATCGTCGCGCGTGAAATCGAAGATGAGTTTATTATTATACCTCTGGTTTCTGGAATCGGTAACGCAGAAGATGATATTTTTTCGCTTAATGAAACCGGGAAGGCGCTTTGTAAGAGGTTGGACGGGAAAAAAACTCTTTTTGATATTGTTGATGAGTTTTGCGAGGAGTATGAAGGTGAAAGGAAAGAGATAGAAAGTGATGTTCTGGACCTGGTCTCTGAGATGGTTAAGCGGGGGATGCTTATCGTGTTCGGATGA
- a CDS encoding S26 family signal peptidase translates to MSAAHEKGCAFRFLVKGASMAPFIQAGDILTVTGSAEGYDIGEIAAFVFPSDKRKLIVHRIVSKRNGMYLLKGDNIPARDGFIPEDNMLGKVARVERDGREILFGAGRMKRTIALLSRWNILQVLLFILRLFPRFVKEKIKMRGRLYGRSC, encoded by the coding sequence ATGAGCGCTGCTCATGAGAAAGGGTGCGCGTTTCGTTTCCTGGTAAAGGGGGCCAGTATGGCGCCTTTTATACAGGCCGGGGATATCCTTACGGTAACCGGATCTGCGGAGGGTTACGATATAGGTGAGATCGCGGCGTTTGTATTCCCTTCCGACAAAAGAAAACTTATCGTACACAGGATTGTAAGCAAAAGGAATGGTATGTATTTGCTCAAAGGTGATAATATTCCGGCAAGAGACGGGTTCATTCCGGAGGATAATATGCTGGGTAAAGTGGCCAGAGTTGAGCGAGATGGACGCGAGATACTGTTCGGTGCGGGACGCATGAAAAGGACAATAGCCTTGTTAAGCAGATGGAATATTTTACAGGTGTTACTATTTATTTTGCGTTTGTTCCCCCGATTTGTTAAAGAGAAGATAAAAATGCGAGGCAGGTTATATGGTCGATCCTGTTAG
- a CDS encoding radical SAM protein has product MVDPVSYEVFPESELWDKLAKRKRLIFFDIEITARCNNDCTHCYINLPAGDHEAKNKELSLKQICDIADQAVEMGALWCLITGGEPLLREDFFDIYMVLRKKGLLTSVFTNACLVTEEHADLFQKYPPRDIEVTVYGVTKSTYEKISRRPGSFEAFMCGLDILLSRGI; this is encoded by the coding sequence ATGGTCGATCCTGTTAGTTATGAGGTGTTTCCCGAATCTGAGTTATGGGATAAATTAGCGAAGAGAAAAAGGTTGATATTTTTTGATATAGAGATAACGGCTCGGTGCAATAATGACTGCACGCACTGTTATATAAACCTTCCCGCGGGGGACCATGAGGCGAAGAATAAAGAACTTTCCCTGAAGCAGATTTGTGATATCGCGGATCAGGCTGTGGAAATGGGGGCTTTATGGTGCCTGATCACCGGGGGTGAACCCCTTTTAAGGGAAGATTTTTTTGATATATACATGGTACTCAGGAAGAAAGGGCTTTTAACGTCAGTTTTTACCAATGCCTGTCTGGTTACCGAGGAGCATGCGGATCTCTTCCAGAAATACCCTCCCCGCGATATCGAAGTTACAGTTTACGGTGTTACTAAAAGTACCTATGAGAAGATAAGCCGGAGGCCTGGTTCTTTTGAGGCATTTATGTGTGGACTGGATATACTTTTGTCTAGAGGTATAC